The Pelobates fuscus isolate aPelFus1 chromosome 2, aPelFus1.pri, whole genome shotgun sequence genome has a segment encoding these proteins:
- the MTLN gene encoding mitoregulin, which yields MGDVSERTLHLVVLLAFASGVLVGWQSNRIRRRYLDWRKKSLQSRLAETQKKLDLS from the coding sequence ATGGGCGACGTGTCTGAGCGCACTCTGCACTTGGTGGTGCTCCTGGCCTTCGCTTCCGGGGTGCTGGTGGGATGGCAGTCTAACCGGATCCGCAGGAGGTACCTGGACTGGAGGAAGAAGAGTTTACAGAGCAGACTGGCGGAGACCCAGAAGAAGCTGGACCTGTCATGA